In Primulina eburnea isolate SZY01 chromosome 3, ASM2296580v1, whole genome shotgun sequence, one DNA window encodes the following:
- the LOC140825676 gene encoding pathogenesis-related thaumatin-like protein 3.5: protein MAASLFFHAPTVLSALLFLITGLPVSECARIFTIVNYCKETIWPAITPGGNFGGGGFSLKPGQTEVLVAPVGWSGRIWGRTGCNFDRNGNGPCQTGSCGTSLKCTASGKPPASLAEFTLAGTDFYDVSLVDGFNLPMTVTPINGGKNCSVAGCFSDLRLNCPAELAVKGGGRTVACRSACDVLNTDEYCCRGVYGNPVTCQPTYYSRIFKQACPKSYSYAYDDPTSIFTCSGTDYVVAFCSSRGQTLCTYHNQRLVCSGSVVSSPRYRWGVTILASIITSAIWHMF, encoded by the exons ATGGCAGCCTCTCTATTTTTTCATGCACCAACAGTTCTCTCCGCTTTACTATTTCTGATAACGG GACTACCAGTTTCGGAATGCGCGAGAATCTTCACCATAGTAAACTACTGCAAGGAAACAATCTGGCCAGCCATCACACCCGGCGGGAACTTTGGGGGTGGTGGATTCTCCCTCAAGCCTGGCCAGACAGAAGTACTTGTCGCCCCGGTAGGTTGGTCAGGCCGCATATGGGGCCGAACTGGCTGCAACTTCGACAGGAACGGAAACGGCCCCTGCCAAACTGGTAGCTGCGGCACTTCTCTGAAATGCACTGCATCAGGCAAACCGCCAGCCTCGTTAGCAGAATTCACGCTGGCTGGCACAGATTTCTACGATGTTAGTCTTGTCGACGGCTTCAACCTGCCTATGACTGTGACACCAATAAATGGGGGGAAGAACTGCAGCGTGGCAGGCTGCTTTTCAGACTTGAGGCTGAATTGCCCGGCTGAACTGGCCGTGAAAGGGGGCGGAAGGACTGTGGCTTGCAGAAGTGCCTGTGACGTGCTCAACACAGATGAGTATTGCTGCCGGGGGGTATATGGGAATCCGGTTACATGCCAGCCCACGTATTATTCGAGGATATTTAAACAAGCTTGCCCCAAGTCATATAGTTATGCTTATGATGACCCGACCAGTATTTTTACTTGTTCTGGGACCGACTACGTTGTCGCATTCTGCTCATCAAG GGGACAAACTCTGTGCACATACCACAACCAGAGATTGGTGTGCAGTGGATCAGTGGTATCGAGTCCCCGATATAGATGGGGGGTCACAATTCTTGCATCGATAATCACAAGTGCAATTTGGCATATGTTCTGA
- the LOC140825675 gene encoding chaperone protein dnaJ A6, chloroplastic-like — MAIIPCGSTHVNWWGAQSQAVLRNSVTNKLSMPSDVRLASQSSTLFSQKSLNTLFGSVLYNSSALKRGARLVVRADKDYYSVLGVSKNASKSEIKNVYRKLARSYHPDVNKEPGAEQKFKEISNAYEVLSDDEKRSIYDRYGEAGLKGAGTGMGDFSNPFDLFESLFGGMGGMGMGGRGSRNRATEGEDQIYNLVLNFKEAVFGVEKEIDITRLDSCSTCDGSGAKPGTKATKCTTCGGQGQVVSSARTPLGVFQQVMNCSACGGTGEITTPCNTCNGDGRVRKSKRISLKVPAGVDSGSRLRVRSEGNAGQRGGPPGDLFVIIDVLADSVLKREDTNILYTCKVSYVDAILGTTVKVPTVDGMVDLKIPSGTQPGTTLVMAKKGVPLLNRNNMRGDQLVKVQVEIPKRVSGEERKLIEELAELSKAKAPNGRR; from the exons ATGGCTATCATACCTTGCGGAAGCACACATGTGAACTGGTGGGGAGCTCAGTCTCAAGCGGTTCTAAGAAACTCGGTGACAAATAAATTATCGATGCCTTCAGATGT GAGGCTGGCATCTCAGAGTTCCacattattttctcaaaaatcaTTGAATACTCTTTTTGGTTCTGTGTTGTACAACAGTTCAGCTTTGAAAAGAGGAGCCCGTCTCGTTGTGAGAGCTGATAAA GATTACTATTCGGTGCTTGGTGTGTCTAAAAACGCTAGCAAGTCAGAGATAAAAAATG TGTATAGAAAGCTTGCAAGGAGCTATCATCCAGATGTGAACAA AGAGCCGGGAGCTGAACAGAAATTCAAGGAGATTAGTAATGCCTACGAG GTTTTATCAGATGACGAGAAACGTTCCATTTATGACAGATATGGGGAAGCTGGGCTTAAAGGCGCTGGCACAGGAATGGGT GATTTCAGCAACCCGTTTGATCTATTCGAGTCACTATTTGGAGGAATGGGGGGCATGGGAATGGGAGGAAGAGGTTCTCGGAACCGAGCAACAGAAGGTGAAGACCAGATATATAATCTGGttttgaatttcaaagaagctgTATTTGGTGTGGAGAAAGAGATTGACATTACGCGTCTCGATAGCTGCAGCACCTGTGATGGATCAGGGGCAAAACCGGGAACGAAGGCAACCAAGTGCACCACATGTGGTGGCCAAGGGCAAGTCGTATCATCAGCAAGGACCCCGCTGGGCGTCTTCCAACAAGTCATGAATTGTTCGGCATGTGGTGGAACCGGAGAAATCACTACTCCATGCAACACATGCAATGGTGATGGTCGAGTGAGGAAGTCGAAGCGTATCAGCTTGAAAGTTCCGGCAGGGGTGGATTCTGGAAGTCGTTTGAGGGTTCGCTCAGAAGGAAATGCCGGACAGAGAGGGGGGCCTCCCGGAGATCTTTTCGTGATCATAGATGTTCTTGCTGACTCAGTTCTGAAACGGGAAGACACCAACATCCTTTACACTTGTAAGGTTTCATATGTCGATGCCATTTTAGGAACAACAGTGAAGGTACCTACGGTAGATGGGATGGTTGACCTTAAAATTCCATCTGGTACTCAACCGGGAACGACACTTGTTATGGCAAAGAAAGGCGTACCCCTTCTCAACAGAAACAATATGAGGGGTGACCAGTTGGTGAAAGTTCAAGTTGAGATTCCGAAACGTGTAAGCGGTGAAGAAAGGAAACTAATCGAAGAACTTGCTGAGTTGAGCAAGGCCAAGGCTCCAAACGGTAGGAGATAA